One stretch of Chiroxiphia lanceolata isolate bChiLan1 chromosome 1, bChiLan1.pri, whole genome shotgun sequence DNA includes these proteins:
- the KLF10 gene encoding Krueppel-like factor 10 yields MEMMTEKQRDTRYFWNNTPEKSDYEAVEALISMSCNWKSDFKKHAEMRPITPASDMSEESDETLLPGATDFNVIPAFCLTPPYSPSDFEMSQVIHPLSKSLSEAAKPPLATPRREAERSPAARPLKAQVTSVIRHTADAQLCDHKTCPVRTASVLKYQDGASREANSKQKATAEHSMCSTVMPSGASAEGGGLSVAEGRTVEPAVGPVPLTKPSVSRDEPVPEPTQQPEAAAPPSPAQGSGAPSVPVICQMVPLPSNNNIVTAVVPNTVPSQQPAFCQPMVFMGTQVPKGAVMFVVPQPVVQGTKAPTVSPNGTRLSPIAPAPGFVPSTAKTTPQADSSRIRSHICSYPGCGKTYFKSSHLKAHVRTHTGEKPFSCSWKGCERRFARSDELSRHRRTHTGEKKFACPMCERRFMRSDHLTKHARRHLSAKKLPNWQMEVSKLNDVAVPPTSATTQ; encoded by the exons ATGGAGATGATGACTGAGAAACAGAGAGATACAAGGTATTTCTGGAACAATACACCGGAAAAAAGTGATTATGAGGCTGTAGAAGCCCTTATTTCTATGAGTTGCAACTGGAAATCAGACTTCAAGAAACATGCAGAAATGAGACCTATAACTCCAGCATCTGACATGTCAGAGGAAAGTGATGAGACTTTGCTTCCTGGAGCAACAGACTTCAATGTGATACCAGCATTT TGCCTGACACCACCCTACAGCCCTTCCGACTTCGAGATGTCACAGGTGATCCATCCGCTCAGCAAGTCACTGTCCGAGGCCGCCAAGCCTCCTCTGGCCACGCCTcggagagaggcagagaggtCTCCAGCAGCCAGGCCTCTGAAAGCTCAGGTGACGAGCGTTATCCGCCACACGGCCGATGCCCAACTCTGCGATCACAAAACCTGCCCGGTGAGAACAGCCAGTGTGCTCAAATACCAGGATGGTGCTTCCAGGGAAGCAAACAGTAAACAGAAGGCCACAGCAGAGCACTCCATGTGTTCCACTGTGATGCCGAGTGGAGCCAGTGCTGAGGGCGGTGGACTGTCGGTGGCAGAAGGAAGAACCGTGGAACCAGCTGTTGGTCCAGTGCCCTTGACAAAGCCCTCAGTCAGCAGGGATGAGCCTGTCCCTGAACCAACACAgcagccagaggcagcagcaccaccatCCCCTGCCCAAGGCAGCGGAGCCCCCTCCGTGCCAGTGATTTGCCAGATGGTCCCACTGCCCTCAAACAACAACATTGTGACGGCTGTAGTGCCCAACACCGTGCCAAGCCAGCAGCCGGCTTTCTGCCAGCCCATGGTCTTCATGGGCACCCAGGTTCCCAAAGGTGCTGTCATGTTTGTTGTGCCCCAGCCAGTTGTGCAGGGCACAAAGGCTCCCACTGTTAGTCCAAATGGCACGAGACTCTCTCCCATTGCCCCTGCTCCTGGCTTTGTACCTTCCACAGCAAAAACCACTCCTCAGGCTGATTCTTCGAGAATAAGAAGTCACATTTGCAGCTACCCAGGATGTGGGAAAACATACTTCAAGAGCTCTCATTTGAAGGCTCACGTCAGAACACACACAG gagaGAAGCCGTTTAGTTGCAGTTGGAAAGGCTGTGAGAGGAGGTTTGCACGGTCTGATGAACTGTCTCGCCACCGCAGAACACACACTGGGGAGAAGAAGTTTGCCTGCCCGATGTGTGAGCGGCGGTTCATGCGCAGCGACCACCTAACGAAGCACGCGCGTCGCCACTTGTCAGCAAAGAAGTTACCGAACTGGCAAATGGAAGTGAGCAAGTTGAACGATGTTGCTGTGCCACCAACGTCTGCGACtacccagtga